taggtcTAATCAGAAAACGAGTGCAATAGTCATCGCACTATCTcgttaaaaagtgtagttagatgaaacgtaaaatgaaagcaaaaatgttaaaagagctAGTGCCTAGGCtcaatcagtaaacgagtgctatacaCGATCTTGTTAAAAAGCGTAGCTTAAGCGAACCgtgaaatgaaatcttaaattttaaaagagtgcttagtcctaatactgaaacgagcgcttaggcttaatcagtaaacgagtgctatattctccACAAGATCTCGTTAAAGTGCCCAataacctaaaaagttttattttcctacttgaaagtccatattaaaaaatgaacattggcgaaagaatttttcaattccagcgtgaggcgaattttctacgattttttaaatcctacttttatttggtacaccccttccgctggtcaggccctcacgggctcgctgtgacgtagattaaggaatgcttgttggcgtgggtcttatcttttcttactaatcaacgccaaggtatcgttcagcgatcgtttttggtatttttcagtaaacaaaaaaatcaatcatgcttatatttatcatcaaggaaagtgcctctgaatctggaagtgaataaacaggcgatttaaaaaaaagaatttgaggcgagtagttgccggtctcgacgagtcagccagcgCTAGCAGTGAAACCCGGAACTACACGGAATCCTACGTGGAAGAGccattagcagacgaggaatggctatAAAATTACAGGAAAGAACtagaggataaggaaggtctcgcgagggaattaaagtcaacgattatgtctgttcctgtaagcgaatctcatccgccttcaacgatcttttcgttttgctgtccatacaatactgaaagtcatactctttgaagtgaatctagcacagtgaagaagttttaccgggcttctttttaccaagacaaaatctgcagccatttttccttcttttttgaggtactgcgttttgcgagtcgaaggattcttacgtatacttattctttttttgGATCAGCTGTGTTTttacatcgagtggttacgcatcttttaggcattttcagaggaattattccttactatactgtttatatcgctattcctttttcacttgaagtcacgtgttctttaatctacgtcacagcagtattgtgaccgggaagaatcgatagaagactagggcgaatggtgagccaaaatggcggcaaatttgaacgttttctaatttcattttcaaattgcgaaacgtctatgagatatgtgtagattcagatgactaagtgaggaaaattaggttatgggcactttaaaacaTATTCTAGGGGGAGGGGTAGTAATGaccactgcgtagccgcgtacccacacttttcaagatcaTTTTTGGAGTGGCGGGATATTCATCAGTTAAGTCTTATCAATTATCGATGATttggagtccaagaaataaaatcgaactcaaatatgatgccatgtttgttttctgcgtgACAGCTGAATTCAGGGAAGTGTGACCGGGAACACTGAGGGCGGTTCAAGCACtcagataaatatttttttctctgcttTCATATTTTACTATTCTCTGATTTAGCCATAATCGCAATACTAGGTATAATCGGGAAAATCGGGAATCATATTAACCTTAGAGAATAAGAATAACcgtagaatcggaagaatcgtaTAATCGGGAAAACTGGAAAATACTATTGAACTTAGAGAAAAGGAATAATCGTAGAATCGGAAGAGTCGTATAATCGGGAAAATCGGAGAATGGTTTAGAACTTGGAGAATCAGGGAATCGGAAAAATCGTATgttgaaattcatattttacTATTCTCCGATTTTACCATAATCGCACTCTTCTGGCGTTTTCGACATTGCTGTCGATCGATTActcgttactttccactgtGTCTCTCGCGTGGGCGGtgtatctttgaaacaaaactggtcctgaATATTGTCGGCGGTCATCAGAATCATTAGAATCGTTCTGTGGCAACGCCAGACGAAATTGTCGACCTTTGGCAGCTCAATACCGTGAACACCCGGTCGCCGCCATGTTCGTTTTTTTGTCCCTAAtaccaggaacttccgagcgaaggcagtttacatggtgctaggatcttcctagctcacGGGATCAcactaggatcttcctagctcacagctaggaagatcctagcactaggaagatcctagctcaagggccaagtacgacctcttgcatgtaaactgaattcagaaaacatatggcgctaggatgatccgcctTCCAGGATCTTTCTAGTGCTAGGATcctcctacctccatgtaaacaaccccttaggccctgtttacaagcaggtagggtaaccctagcactcagatagggttaccctagcgccagggtaaccctagctaccttgtaaacacgtcgttgaaaaaaagaagaaatgtgggAGTACTAGGGTAACCCTCTTGCTAGAGTAACCCTAGCAcaagggttaccctacctgcttgtaaacaggcccttagtcTCCTACGAAGCCGTTgtttgtgtggtcacgcaacgctctcctttgcgtgaccacacaaagaacggctgcgttGGAGACtagtcgtttcttaaactttaaaaaaaaaattagaaaaccgaaggttgagaatttaataaaataattactattccattcgcccttgttggatacgagattggcGCCTCGTTGTCACTAACTAGGAAAAATCCGGGTTTTTCGATAGGAACCGCCCAGTTGGATAAATCTGATAGAGCCTGGACCCAATAACCATAAATTCGGTCTTTGCGACATTCAAACTCAGTTTGTCCTTATGGCactaaaaggaaaggaacttaatttaagtgtctagtcgttctagcgctggagcgctaattggggacactgtaaactgaaatgaacaatgaaagtaaatcaagtcaaatggcggtttttgatgagaggggaaaccggagtacccggagaaaacctgtcgtcgcagagtagagaaccaacaaactcaacacaaatatgacgccgagtctaggaatcgaacccgggccacattggtgggaggcgagtgctctcaccactgcgccatccctacaccccAAGGACACTAGGATAAAAAGAGAATTTATACCTATCATTTGATGTACCAAGATGGTGAAAAGGTGCACAGTTGGGCGATTGCGACGACGTGAAGCTCTTGTATTTCGAGATATCTCATCTGGCAGAGAGAAAGCAACATGCCCTTAATAGATCTTGTAGAATATAAACATTTGGTTGACAAATCTACCGTCTTCCAATTAGTCCCAACCCAGCGCATCAATCATTGGGGAgacttttttttgtcttttttcattaAACATTTTATTAGTTTACgctttaattttaaactatacaTCCGAGCTACGTATCGAAAACTATGCTATCTATCTAATATATGCTAAACACAGAACATCCAAACTACGCGACACATCCAAGCAATACGCGCTACATACTTCAACATATTACAATACTACAATATTTGTTTAAGTTGGGAGTTGAGCTGATAGCTCATGCTCCGTTATGGGTAAGAAGTGATGCCGTTTATTATTATGAAAGTggagtttgttatttttcctcGCAATATGAAACGCTCGATTTGGTGCGTTGTTTTGTATTTTGATAGTAATAGGACAATAGGAGGAAAAGATTTGCTTAACTTTGAGCGAAAAATAAGGTAATTGCTGTCAAGTATGATGTGGGTAACTAGaatattgtcatcatcattagcAATATTCACATTAGAGGACGGGAAAAACGTCAGACGGGTAACCCGTCTGACGAGTTTCCCGTCCTAGTGTGAATTCGCGATGAAAAAGTTATCTGACTTACCGACATGAATTCACATTAGGACGAGTTTTTAGGACGGGTTAAGATGCCGAGGTACTGGTGCGAGATGTGCGTGGTTACCTAGCCAGCAGTCTAATCGGCGCATTTTCTCCTAAAACTCGACCTGGAAACCCGTCTAAGTGTGAATTCGTGATGCATTTTGATGAGTTTCTCGTCTAGTCGGGAAACTCGTCGACCCATACGTATAAGTGGACGGGTAAATTTGAACGAGTTTCTCGTCTAAAACCCGTCCCGCCCCGATTTCACTCTAAGACGGGAAACTCGCCTCAGACGAGAAACCCGTCCAAGACGGGTTAATCGTCTCTAGTGTGAATTCGGCCattagggaccgttcattttttatgagaaagggggggctggtgggatttggggggggggggggggcactaaaaaaaaattggcttgaaagggggggccagccgaaaaaaaatgaaggaaaaggaggggttggacgaaaaaattagattaaaaataggataagagattttacaaattgaggaaaaaattgacctcctttatttataacaaatatactaaaacattttcagggtattcaagaaaacttctcaacagctttttatatattttataataacAGTGAACATACcataactagatgcttctgtgaagcataccctggcttgcctgtggtacgtgctacagaaaatcagaaggcactgaattgtgtggtattgaaatacagcattccagtctctgaagaataacaaataaaagagaagcgagaaacattggcttctgggctgacatgttgataattttcaagttccctcacaacttcttttcaccacaagtgtgccctatgagcatccgaaaactttgtaatactaaacttcactgaagtcaagcactgtttcgcggggttagtgttgggatgggagaccaaaacaataaacccctcataaaaaacagaaacatctgaccgaaaatactattaacgctaacaaatgcgaactcagcaaggtacagattctgttagcttgctttatgcaaaacaaatattgatgaaaaagcaaataactattgaaacacagttttcagaaagagcagaaggaagtttcccagacggtcgatcgagaataaaatatttacgacatgaaaacaacattaattttgaaccgtgaatatagaatataaaaagttacgatcagcgacaaacattttgggaaatttttgctacgttcaagtaaattgcaaaatcgaaagtgacatggccggaattcagcgggagccgtgattaagttaccgcggcatgtttactcgccaaacagtgaagcatctgtgtcaaatgatggcaagataccgggtttttgtaagtttctttttctgtcaagtgttataaagtttgacaatgaaatgagcgaagtcaaaacaaagatcacaatcgcccaactcttgtttatgcaaagtcaaaatttactctccaagacgagtacgacgttatttatcaccaggtaattccatcattttggaaatagcagctactttattattcatctcaagttttcactgattttgggcctcattttgttgaaactcaagcacgcttccaacaggcctgtgaaccctttctgcttacagagcaatcctaaaaaacttctcccatatcacatttgaaccttaagctcgaaaattcaatacacaacatataattcacaaaggcagaaaataccacagaatccttttccagcaaaaaatttgattgaaacaaacaacatatttgctcttagaggcgaaaacctcttcctatttgattgcgtgcgtgaagacaagaaactcaattgtgtcaaattaccatgtacttcaggtaaatactgctcactttgatttcgtctcgacgggcgatataTTGTTGTCGAaatccagtactcgtcgcttttgagattcatgcctagtttatccaactgactttccattattgagctccataagggtatattttgtttaaggatccactaaaacgccattcgcgttgcatgactttcgacgccattgcaagctaagttaatgattctactgtgtccaccagagaaatctacgcagttccactaccctctcgatcctaagaaaatacgcgcagaaggctctatacacaaagacaccacttaccaggggagtgacaggcaagacttttaccgacacggaaaaaaaaaaaaaaaaaaaaaaaaaaagaaaaaaaagaaaacaaacaaactaaacgcagacctcgactgggtttgcccataggcaacccagtaataacagtcttgaatagtaacaactttcttttcattcataaaaatgttgttgtCAAGCGCATATTAAACAAAGATCAATAATTTGAGTCCTGTAATTGGAACTGACCTCGTTACCAAGGCTTTTTCTGAGAAATTTCTGAAGTTTTCTTGTGGAGTAAAGGtaggacaagtttgttctttttgttgtgAATGGAGTGGACCACCTATAAGGAGATGCCCCAAACCATTTCCTGATCATGCCTGCCTTCCAAAGTACCACTACCTTCCTTATCAGCAGACCCCAAATGAGGGGCGTGATCCAGACGATTGGCAACCAAGAGTCCAGTTGAACGACGCGCATGCCAGTGGTAGCGTAGTTTTGTCTGACCCAGAGAGCGTAGCTAGATTTGGAGACAAATTCATTGTGCAACCAAAGTTTGTGGTTGACTATCTCCAGCATCTTGAGGTCATGGAGTTAAAAATCATTGGGGAGACATGCCTAAAACGGGAATAATCATTGTAGACAATTCTAGCCGCACGACGTTGGACCATCTCTACGTTATCGATATTGCATTGCGTGTAGGGATTCCCTACACTGCAAGCATAATCCAATTTAGGGCTTACAAGGGTAAAAGCGTTACTCTTGACCTCCGGAGAACAGCCAGATTAGTTTCGTCTGAGCACTGAAACCGGGGTTGAGTTCGCCTACTTGCAAATATTGTTCGTTCCAGGATAGATTATCAGTAATATGCACTGAGCCTAAATAAGTTGTAGAaggttacttttgaaataagCTTGGTATTCAAAGAATGCTTTAAGTCAACAGGAGTTTTCTTACGAGCTTATTATCCCAAGTTGAAAGCACTTAGATACATCAAAGGTAAGTTGCCAGGTCTTCGGCCAGTCGCACACTTGATTGAATAGAAGAAGATGTATCATTTGTAAATAAAAGACCTAATGCAAatggttttttcttttcaagggtgggggggggggggggtaaaagaggtgtattatggggtttgagaaagtagaaaataacattttcttACAAAtgctgttaccatggcaacgatgtAAGACACGGCGAAATCTTCCCATACAGCGTTACttaaaattcatcaaaatcTGTAGGACAGTTTTAcagaaaaatcacttttttaaaacaTGTCTCTATTTTTTTGTCACCGACAGAATTTTTTCAACATCTAAGAcctacaattaattttaatttaatttaatttaatttaggttaaaatgcaaaaaatgaaagcaatttgCCGTCCGGAATCGAGGAAGAGATACAAACGTGTTCGtgatgctgaccaaaagaaatctggccacttccaatttatgcgcagtcgtagtgaaggtccatttttgtaaccgttgacaaccactgttgtttcaaatattATTTCTGAGTCAGCGTAGACAAGCAagaagtccgtgatttgcggacttcctgccttggaagtggccgGTGTTCTTGTAGCCCCCCACGCAAACGTTCTCAGTAAGAACgtttgcgtgggaggctagtgttcttggtgctgaccaaaagaaaaacggactctggggacgagattggaaATTCAGCATTTACGTATGCGTcgcccgctcattcgagtccgcgcgcgcgTAGAACTGCGGGCCAACACATGAAACCGCTTGTGCAATAAGTGAATAAGTGATGTATGCTTAAATTTCATCTctataaaaattataataattagaAGAAATATGAGCGAAATAAGCGGTAAAGTTTATTTTTCTCCGGTCTTCCATTTTGATTTTACGTGTGTGGCTCGCGCGCGCACTCAGCTGAAACCCCTATGGATGTTACGTAACAGTTGAATAAAAGAGCTTGTTGTATTCAACGGTTGCCCAAAATTAATACTTTAATGACGTTCATATTTCGAACTTCGGCTTCCTCTGAGACGTAAAGAATTTCCTCGACCCAGAAGACTGTTTCTTATTTTACTTGAGATTCACCAGTGGATGATCTCGCCAGTTTCGAAACAAGGCCCTTTTCATCCTAGTACCACACAGAGCTCGCGTGTCACTCAGTGTGTCATTGAAGGGTTAATATTACCGTCTCTGGCGGAAGTGAGCTGTCATAGCAATCTACAGAAACAAAAACAGGGAAGTTAAAATAAGACTGAGAAACTTTCCACTGAACAAATGTTATTTGAAAATCCTCGAGCAGCAGGACAGAAGCTAATTACTCGCTCGCAAGGTGAtctattaaaatgaaaaattccACATTTCTCTTTCGAtccttccctgctagcagagatctctttccttttgctttcGCGGTGCTGACGAGTACagcgaaagcaaaagaaaaaagatctctgctagcagggaattcTGATCCATGATGAACCAAATCATGAAATGTCTTGAATGTATCTCGTCCAAAAATGCATCGCcaaaacactgaaaagaaaaattttataACAAAATACCCGATGTTGTCCGGCTTCCGAAATGCGCGACATTAACGTGCAAGTGACATGTCTTGGACGTCTGAAAACCGGAAAACTAATGAAATCCTTCGAGTCAATCCCATCGAAAGCAATTTAGAACACAAACAAACTACAGATCGTGAAATTTATGCTCATAttgaagagttttttttttttttcgctaacgTCACGCTTCAACCCGGCTTTGCAAACAGAGTAACCTGTTTTTCAATCTTGTTTGGCTGGCAATTTTAATATCCGATGACATATCCGATTGGGTCTTtagaaaattagccaatcagaataaaggtGAGGTGGGTCAGAGATGGGCGGTGACTAGGCGTACAACACGCAAGACAATGCCATGTTTATCTTCCCACCTTTAACGAAGGCAGTTTTGCTTACTCTCTCCTTCAAAGTTTAAGGAATATTTCGATTGAGCAATCGCCAAGTCGACCGTTCACTCATGTCTGACGAGCAAGATTTAAACTTATCGTTTTCTGGTTGCGGGTTCTTGGGAGTTTATTATCTCGGGGTCCTTTCAAGTATGCGAGATAATGCGCCAGCTCTTCTTAAAAGACTGAAACGTTGTGGCGGAGCTAGCGCTGGTGGAATAACTGCCACAGTTTGCTTGTTAGACTTAGACCTCAATGGTTTCTGTGAGTTTTTTGTAAGAGTCGCCAAACGGGCGAACACTCTAACGCTGGGAACGCTTCATCCAAGCTATGATGTTAATGGCACATTGAGGAGAGCTTTAGAGAAAAACATTCCAGAGAACGCTCATAAACTTGCGAGCGGAAGACTACACATTTCTGTAACAAGAGTTTCTGACTTGAAAAACGTAGTGATATCAGAGTTTTCTTCAAAAGAAGAATTAGTAGAGGTAAGTTGAAACCAAagatatattattttaaaaaccaTGACGCAGTGTGTGAGAGATTTTGTTTGAAATACGGTACATTTTGCCTGAggcattttttatttacaaccCGAAAATTCAGCGTTGTTTCACGTTCTAGCCATAATGAACGCTGAAGAAATTTAGGGATCGATTTCGCGTCGAAATATCGCTTTCGAACTCGTTGTGATTGCATCACCGGCCAACGTTTCGATTCGAACGTCCTTGCCTCTGGAACGGCTGATCGCGTTCTCGAATCATATTAAAGGCTTTGTTGGCAAAATGGCGAGCATAAGTTATTTTTCGGTTGGAATTTCATGTCGTGTTAATAGGTTGTCACTGCAAAACATAAGCATGGCGGGTGTCCAagtgtaatttgcataacagGTGTCTCTTTCCATGGATTATTGTCTGTAGGGTGTTAGTTTTCATGTGTATTGCGAAACGAGAAACGTGCGAATTGACAACTGGGGTAGCTGCTGTGGTGAATAAAATATGTCCAAGGCCGGTTTGTCTGGTTTTTCTGCAACTGCTTATTATGCTAGTTGATGATCAATATGAACTTATGTAAATAATTTGAATGGAAATGTGAAGTTACAACAGTTACTCTGCTGGTTGATCTTTTTGAAAATCTAAGTGTTTATTTGGATTACAGAACATACTTTGGTAGGCATGTGGATTAAATATTTCAACCCAACAGACTTCAAAACAAGCATTGTTTGGGGTGAAGGATTGGTTAACGAATAATTAATTCTGATCTGCAGGGGTTAAATTGTACTGTTGTGAGAAATCTTTTCTATGATCTGTCCCGATGTTATGTGGCAAAAACAAGTATAAGTTGCTCTGTAAGCAAGGGAAGCAGTTGAAATGGAAATAGGCATTAACAAATTGAGCTAAATTATTTAGCTCAAAACAAGAAACTTGAGAAACTAGCCTTTAggagtatcaagtatttatgagtgaATGgatcaatgagtcaatgagtcatgagtcaatgagtaagtgcagttaccctaacccataaaatgaaagctaaaattcagTGAGTggttaggcctaatcactgaaatgagggctttaaggcttaatcaataaattattgctaccGGTATATTAATTAACTGTgggtctcattgactcattgatcATTTGACTGATAATTCATGGGACCTCAGCCTTAAGACACCGTAACACTCAGTACAGTAATGATAATGAATGATGTGTTATTATTGCTTAATTATTGAGCCACAGTTTTtggtttctttcttcattttaatTCCATTTATCCATTTAGACTAAGAAAGAAATCTCAGAAAGCAACTAACATACACATACGATCATAAAAGGGGGtagacaaaacactgaccctcAGTCCCATGGACTATCccgatggactacccaaatggactaccctaaaatggaCTAACTCTTAAAAtaccattttgaatgaaaactaTTGAAGGAACTAAATTGGACTGCACTGGATTAGGAGAAATataaagatttactttttatcaCTTTACTGTTTTTCTTAATACAGGTAATACTTGCAACCTGCTTTGTACCATTCTGGTCTGGAATTATTCCTATATCAATTAGAGGAAAGGTAAGTCAAGATTCATTGCTCAAGCTGTAACAGTgttgttaaataattttttatcttgttaaaCTAGGAGGATCAAGATTCACATATTTTAATAAAGAagcattccattttttttcctaGTATTATGTAGATGGAGGTGTCTCAGACAACCTGCCTCAACACTTCACAGGAGAAACAATTACAGTGTCTCCATTCAGTGGTCAGTGTGACATATGTCCCAAGGACGTCTCATCAAATGATGCCCACATCGACTTCATGAATACCAGTATGCAAGTGACTCTTCATAATCTTTACCGGGTTTCCAGAGCACTCTTTCCTCCTCAACAAGATGTACTGTTTAATATTGGTTTAAATGGCTACAGAGACACCCTGACTTTTTTGAGGACACATTGTAAGTGTCTTTGACAAATATTCAGACAAAAAAGTGTATGTGAACATGTAAATTTATTTCAAGTGTAAATTAACGTTAATTTATTACCTATTCATCCCTGAAGCAGCCCAGCCATTGACAactaagcctaaggttagcattttgtAAAGGGTTGGGTTATTTCAGTTATCGTAAAACAATAACCTGCAACCCCAACCTGCGATCTGCCCTTTACACCCTCCGCTGAGCAAGGCGTCACCATAAGCCACTAAATTTTGACCAAATGCCATTTTCAATGGCAGCAGCTTGCTTGCAGGCTAATCATAATGTTAAGTGCATGATAAAAAACAATAGCgagcttaagcacacgcgtttttgagacgcggacggcaactggaagagaaaatttctcgtcccaggacagtggtgtctcccacatttttgtactaatcatctctaatggagaaaagatacttatcaatgtaaatgtagttgtgcgaagacaagttaaaagggaaaacagctcacttcccgTTGCTGTCCacatctcaaaaacgtgcgtgcttattAATCTCCCTAATATTAGTTGTCAAAGAACCTCCATTTTCTGTGATAACTCAACATAGAGGAAATTAACATTAGGGTCTTAAAAATTTCCTGACTTTTTCAATGGTTCATCTCTTTCAAGATCCTCATATGCTGAAGAAAACAGCACTCCAACCCCCTCCTGTTCCTCAGCACATCCCTGAAACACGGCCACGATCAGACAGTTCATATGGAAGTGAAGACGAAGATACATTCAGCACAACTTCAGAGAATTCTGACACTGATACTGATGAAGAAGGAGCAACCAAGCTCGTTCTAGGTGAGTGATTTACTCGAGAGGTACCGTAAATATCTGCTTGTgtcatttttttgcaaacatgACATATAATATTACTGGTAACTCATTCATGGGCaggtttgtttatttcttttatttatttatttatttattttttatttttttggcagCTCTTTATGAAGCTAATGACACTGTGAAAGAGGCAGAGCTTTGGTCCTGTTACTTTTTGCGAAGACTTTTTTCGGCTGTCAAG
The genomic region above belongs to Montipora capricornis isolate CH-2021 chromosome 8, ASM3666992v2, whole genome shotgun sequence and contains:
- the LOC138014310 gene encoding patatin-like phospholipase domain-containing protein 4; the encoded protein is MSDEQDLNLSFSGCGFLGVYYLGVLSSMRDNAPALLKRLKRCGGASAGGITATVCLLDLDLNGFCEFFVRVAKRANTLTLGTLHPSYDVNGTLRRALEKNIPENAHKLASGRLHISVTRVSDLKNVVISEFSSKEELVEVILATCFVPFWSGIIPISIRGKYYVDGGVSDNLPQHFTGETITVSPFSGQCDICPKDVSSNDAHIDFMNTSMQVTLHNLYRVSRALFPPQQDVLFNIGLNGYRDTLTFLRTHYPHMLKKTALQPPPVPQHIPETRPRSDSSYGSEDEDTFSTTSENSDTDTDEEGATKLVLALYEANDTVKEAELWSCYFLRRLFSAVKLVAKPYVVLLRKIYHLVHNFIQVLPKVEKTGSIFLDQLLSMVYIMIHTYQDKHEVEWKKGQPMIIWD